AATTTCAGTATTAGGTTTGTAACGGTTAATCAATGTTCCTCCATGCGCGTTAATTGTTGCCATCTTAATCCCTCCAAATTGAATTTATTATAAGCTTCCTTCGTCTTGTAATGTTCTCTTTTGAGAGCGAATCGATCGAATTAAACTTCCTGATCCAAGCGTCGCTAGAATAACGCTGCCAATTGCAATTAATGTATATAAATCACTTTCTAAAAAAAGTTTGATCATACTATAAGAAATAACTAAAGAAAAAACCGGTGAAACTGCCCAAACTTTAATCATTCGCGTAATGACATCTTTCTGCCAAAGCTGAAATCCATCTTTAGCCGTTCCAATACCAATGATCGATGAGGTGGTAATCTGGGTAAGCGGCACCGGAATCCCAAATAAGGAAGCTCCAATCACAAGTCCAGCGCTCGTACCTGATATAGCACAACCTTCACCAAGTGAAAATTTTGTGATGCGATAACCATTCGTTTCAATGACACGTTTACCAAAAACTAAAGCACCTAAAGCAACAAAAGCTCCCCCAAAAAATGCGCCGTGAGAAAGGGATAAAACTCCCGCTCCAACTAGCGGTCCAATCGCATTTGCGACGTTATTCATTCCTGCTGAAAAGGCTTCTAGAAAACCGGCTACAATTAAAAAAATGGTGAGTGGCTTTTGCCACTTTGAAGTAAGATTGATTCTTTGTTTTAAAAGACCTAAAATTTTCCCAACACTGAGAGCTGTCGCAAAAGCAATAACCGGTATAACGATCCACAACAACATAATGAACATCACATTCTGAAAGTACAAAGCACGATAAGCAATACCAACTCCTACCACTGCGCCCACAGTAACTTCACTTGTTGATAATGGAATCCCCATCATATTTGCTAGAAAGAGCGCTGTTGTAGCTGAAATGAAAATAATCAAGATAACCTTTAGACTGAGTACGGAAGAAGGTATAATGCCACTCCCCATTGTTTTAATAACATTACCTCCACCTAATGTGGCACCACCAACAATCCCAATCGCACAAACACTCAGTGCTACGCTTCTTCTTTTAATCGCTCCCGCCCCGTAAGCCACTCCCATCGATGCCGCAGCTCCACTAGCGCCAATATTCATAGCAAAAAAGAGAGCCACCGTAATAACTAGGGTTGTCATGACCGTCACCGATTTGGTGCTGAATCAAGATGCAAGCCGCATTCCGTTTTTTCCTGATTTGCCCATCTCCCAGCTCTAGAATCACTACCTTCCAATACCCTTTCAGTGCATACCGCACATCCTATACTTGGGTAGCCTTTATCATGAAGGGGATTGTATGGTAAATCCTTTTCGTACACGTACCTCCAAACATCTTTCCATGTCCAATGAATAAGTGGACAAACCTTAATCGCCTGAAACTTATCATCTCTATTGAAATAATTTGTCTTTTGTCTGAGTGGCGACTGCTCTCTCCTTAACCCTGAGATCCAGGCACTTACATGATCTAATTCTTCATGCAATGGTATGATTTTTCTCAAGTTGCAGCACTGTCCCGGGTCTCGCTCCCATAGAGCATCCCCTTTACTTAATGCTTGTTCTTCGACCGACTCCTTTGGTTGCTTTAACTTAATATTTAGAGATGGATATTTAGCTTTTACTTTATTAATTAGCTCATAAGTCTCATTAAAATGGAGACCTGTATCCAAAAAAACAATTTTCGCGTTCTGGTTTATCCGGGAAATCAAATCAATTAGAACGACACCTTCAACACCGAAACTACAAGCATATACAATATCACCTTGGTAAATTTGATACGCCCACTCCAGAACTTCAAGAGCCCCTTTCGTTTCTGATTCAACGTTGAATTCAGGTTCCTTCCCCGACCAATTATCATAGAACCAATTCATTTCTAACCCTCCCAATTCCGATCAAGGAAATATATTTAAAAGTTTAAAAAAAGAGGCGATTCTAACCTTTAGGGTTAGAACCGCCTCTAGTTTCTCTAGTCAGCGCCAATATTAAAGTCGTTCTTTTTCTTTTCTTTCAAGTTGAACAACTTTCCCATCTTGAACAACAAGCGTAATTGATCCAAATTTCAACGAACTTAGCATTCGTTCTATACGTACAGCAACGTCTGAAAAATTCTGGTCTTTCGTTCCCATCATGCAACCTCCCTTTGTCGTAATAATCATGAGGAGAAGCTTATAAATGAAAAAAGCCTTCCCAAATTGGAAAGACAGATCAGGTTACCTTAATTCACCTTATCTTCCAAAATGGACTCCATTTTGCTGGAAGTAGCACCTTGCCAATCAGGCAG
The sequence above is drawn from the Pseudalkalibacillus hwajinpoensis genome and encodes:
- a CDS encoding YezD family protein, translating into MGTKDQNFSDVAVRIERMLSSLKFGSITLVVQDGKVVQLERKEKERL
- a CDS encoding phosphoadenylyl-sulfate reductase, coding for MNWFYDNWSGKEPEFNVESETKGALEVLEWAYQIYQGDIVYACSFGVEGVVLIDLISRINQNAKIVFLDTGLHFNETYELINKVKAKYPSLNIKLKQPKESVEEQALSKGDALWERDPGQCCNLRKIIPLHEELDHVSAWISGLRREQSPLRQKTNYFNRDDKFQAIKVCPLIHWTWKDVWRYVYEKDLPYNPLHDKGYPSIGCAVCTERVLEGSDSRAGRWANQEKTECGLHLDSAPNR
- a CDS encoding inorganic phosphate transporter — its product is MTTLVITVALFFAMNIGASGAAASMGVAYGAGAIKRRSVALSVCAIGIVGGATLGGGNVIKTMGSGIIPSSVLSLKVILIIFISATTALFLANMMGIPLSTSEVTVGAVVGVGIAYRALYFQNVMFIMLLWIVIPVIAFATALSVGKILGLLKQRINLTSKWQKPLTIFLIVAGFLEAFSAGMNNVANAIGPLVGAGVLSLSHGAFFGGAFVALGALVFGKRVIETNGYRITKFSLGEGCAISGTSAGLVIGASLFGIPVPLTQITTSSIIGIGTAKDGFQLWQKDVITRMIKVWAVSPVFSLVISYSMIKLFLESDLYTLIAIGSVILATLGSGSLIRSIRSQKRTLQDEGSL